Proteins encoded within one genomic window of Borrelia parkeri:
- a CDS encoding ABC transporter ATP-binding protein, protein MKNIICITEIHKTYTKNKTKIKVLENLNLNIKDGEFISIQGKSGCGKSTLFNIISGIDKMDSGDIISCGISLKNASEKTLSLYKNKKIGLVFQNHNLIDEFSVFENIILPKIIEGKDNLETINRKALRLMKILEIDTRGDHYPSELSGGEAQRAAIARALINEPNIILCDEPTGNLDINTAKTVESLLINTAKTFHKTLILVSHNPEFSNKADIKYELKEKTLKRI, encoded by the coding sequence ATGAAAAATATTATATGTATAACGGAAATACATAAAACATACACGAAAAACAAAACAAAAATAAAAGTATTAGAAAATTTAAATTTAAATATAAAAGATGGTGAGTTTATTTCAATTCAAGGCAAAAGTGGATGTGGAAAATCTACACTTTTTAACATCATATCAGGAATTGATAAAATGGATTCAGGCGATATAATTTCATGCGGCATATCTTTAAAAAATGCAAGTGAGAAAACCCTAAGTTTATATAAAAACAAAAAAATAGGTCTTGTATTTCAAAATCACAATTTAATTGATGAGTTTAGTGTATTTGAAAATATTATTTTACCTAAAATAATCGAGGGGAAAGATAACTTAGAAACAATAAATAGAAAAGCTCTACGTTTAATGAAAATATTAGAAATAGATACAAGAGGAGATCACTACCCTTCAGAACTCTCAGGAGGAGAAGCACAAAGAGCAGCAATTGCAAGGGCTTTAATAAATGAACCGAATATAATCTTATGCGATGAACCTACTGGTAATCTGGATATTAACACCGCAAAAACAGTAGAATCTTTATTAATAAACACAGCTAAAACATTTCACAAAACACTAATTTTAGTCAGTCATAATCCAGAATTTTCAAATAAAGCAGATATAAAATATGAACTTAAAGAAAAAACATTAAAGAGAATATGA
- a CDS encoding L-lactate dehydrogenase, with amino-acid sequence MLKRNKVVLVGAGGVGSSFAYALTIDNSLVHELVIIDLAQDKAKGEVMDLNHGQMFLEKNIKIEFGSYDDCSDADIVVITAGLNQKPGDTRLDLVDKNTKIFKEIVTSVVSSGFSGIFVIASNPVDIMTYVTMKYSNFPTHKVIGTGTTLDTSRLRYFLAERFNVNTQNIHSYIMGEHGDSSFVTWDETKIAMKSLSEYLDEGKVSDAELDEMHKNVVNAAYEVIKLKGATYYAIGLGIKKIVNAIISDQNLILPISSYINGQYGNFVKDIYIGAPSVVCKDGVKEVLDFKISDRELEKFKISANQLKSYIDKIEF; translated from the coding sequence ATGCTTAAACGTAATAAGGTTGTTCTTGTTGGAGCTGGTGGTGTTGGCTCAAGCTTTGCTTATGCTTTGACAATAGATAACTCACTTGTTCATGAGCTTGTAATTATTGATTTAGCTCAAGACAAGGCTAAGGGTGAAGTCATGGATTTAAACCATGGTCAGATGTTCTTAGAAAAAAATATTAAAATAGAATTTGGCAGTTATGATGATTGTTCTGATGCTGATATTGTTGTGATTACTGCAGGTCTTAATCAAAAACCAGGTGATACAAGACTTGACTTGGTTGACAAGAATACTAAAATCTTTAAAGAAATTGTAACAAGTGTTGTTTCAAGTGGATTTAGTGGTATTTTTGTAATTGCAAGTAATCCTGTTGATATTATGACTTATGTAACAATGAAATATTCCAATTTTCCAACTCATAAGGTTATTGGTACAGGGACAACGCTTGATACTTCAAGACTTAGATATTTTTTAGCTGAGCGTTTTAATGTTAATACTCAAAATATACATTCATATATTATGGGTGAGCATGGAGATAGTTCTTTTGTTACTTGGGATGAGACTAAAATAGCTATGAAGTCTTTATCAGAATATCTTGATGAAGGAAAAGTAAGTGATGCAGAACTTGATGAGATGCACAAGAATGTTGTTAATGCTGCTTATGAGGTGATTAAACTTAAAGGTGCAACTTATTATGCTATTGGACTTGGTATTAAGAAAATTGTCAATGCAATAATTAGTGACCAAAACCTTATTTTGCCGATATCTTCATATATTAATGGGCAATATGGTAATTTTGTTAAGGATATTTATATTGGAGCACCTTCTGTTGTTTGTAAAGATGGTGTAAAAGAGGTTCTTGATTTTAAAATAAGTGATAGAGAACTTGAAAAATTTAAAATTTCTGCTAATCAACTGAAAAGTTATATTGATAAAATAGAGTTTTAA
- a CDS encoding YifB family Mg chelatase-like AAA ATPase — MKIYSHSSIGYEGELIEIEVDIRKGISGIDIVGLAGSEIKESRERVKSAIKNSEFTFPKDRILINLAPAGIKKIGTAIDLSIATSIITIKENQNNNLEVLILGELQLDGQVRAIKGVLPAISLAKKRGIKCIIIPFDNLEESLLIENLNIWGVKTLKEALEIISNLNNNIFPAKPKINFKTEYNEEKFEYDFKNIKGQHRTKRALEIAVAGGHNIMIFGPPGSGKTLSIKCVQSILPPLTNKEIIETNRIWSVAGKLIDTKIIRQRPFRQPHQTASKEGIIGGGSNALPGEVSLAHNGILFLDEALEFQKSILQSLREPIEDKMISIVRASSKSFKYPANFQLMIATNPCPCGNLGKNDTECFCSQQEVSNYWKKLGAAMLDRIDIRVPVKPVDNAKLFQEDNESSSEIRQRIIKARNIQSKRYSNIENIHKNSDLKPEHIAIFCELDKILREEMIYMLNKLNISSRATHSILKLARTIADLKEENHISRESLLEAIEHRKHGERLLEE; from the coding sequence ATGAAAATATACTCTCACTCATCAATAGGATATGAAGGAGAACTCATTGAAATTGAAGTAGATATTAGAAAAGGAATATCAGGAATTGATATTGTTGGACTTGCTGGAAGTGAAATCAAAGAATCAAGAGAAAGGGTAAAATCAGCTATCAAAAATTCAGAATTTACTTTTCCAAAAGACAGGATATTAATCAATCTAGCACCAGCCGGTATCAAAAAAATCGGTACAGCAATTGATCTTTCAATCGCAACAAGTATTATAACTATAAAAGAAAATCAAAACAATAACTTGGAAGTTTTAATATTAGGTGAATTACAATTAGACGGACAAGTAAGAGCGATTAAAGGAGTATTGCCTGCCATTTCACTTGCAAAAAAAAGAGGAATCAAATGTATAATCATACCTTTTGACAATTTAGAAGAATCTCTTTTAATAGAAAATTTAAACATCTGGGGAGTAAAAACTTTAAAAGAAGCCCTAGAAATAATAAGCAATCTTAACAACAATATATTTCCAGCAAAACCCAAAATTAACTTTAAAACAGAATACAATGAAGAAAAATTTGAATACGATTTTAAAAACATCAAAGGACAACATAGAACCAAAAGAGCACTCGAAATCGCAGTCGCTGGAGGTCATAACATCATGATATTTGGGCCTCCTGGAAGTGGAAAAACTCTCAGCATCAAATGTGTACAGTCAATCTTACCTCCACTTACAAATAAAGAAATCATTGAAACAAACAGAATCTGGTCAGTCGCGGGTAAATTAATAGATACAAAAATTATAAGACAAAGACCATTTAGACAACCCCATCAAACTGCAAGTAAAGAAGGAATAATTGGTGGAGGCTCCAATGCACTTCCTGGTGAAGTATCACTTGCTCATAATGGAATTTTATTCTTAGATGAAGCTTTGGAATTCCAAAAATCAATACTACAATCACTTCGCGAACCAATAGAAGATAAGATGATCTCAATAGTAAGAGCAAGTTCAAAATCATTCAAATATCCTGCAAATTTTCAGTTAATGATTGCTACAAACCCCTGTCCTTGTGGCAACCTTGGAAAAAATGATACAGAATGTTTTTGTTCACAACAAGAGGTTTCAAACTACTGGAAAAAACTTGGAGCAGCAATGCTTGATAGAATTGATATTAGGGTTCCAGTTAAACCAGTAGACAATGCAAAATTATTCCAAGAAGATAATGAAAGCTCGAGTGAAATAAGACAGAGAATAATAAAGGCAAGGAACATACAAAGTAAAAGATACTCAAATATTGAAAATATTCACAAGAATTCTGATCTTAAACCAGAACATATTGCTATATTCTGTGAATTAGATAAAATACTAAGAGAAGAAATGATTTATATGTTAAATAAACTTAATATATCATCAAGAGCAACTCATTCAATCTTAAAACTAGCAAGAACAATTGCGGATTTAAAAGAAGAAAACCATATCTCAAGGGAATCATTACTAGAAGCTATTGAACATAGAAAACATGGAGAAAGATTACTAGAAGAATAA
- a CDS encoding cysteine desulfurase: protein MDLNLIKDTNEKVKILRKDFPILNKTINDKKIIYFDNAATSQKPQSVISSIVEYYTNYNANVYRSGHELAIQSSLKVEKIRKIVKNFINAESYKNIIFNSGTTDGINTVVNSLLFSKLLKKNDEIITTTLEHNSNLIPWISIAKFLKLKIKLAKFNEMGIIQPEQIKNLITDKTRIIAISSINNILGTIQDLETIGKLARDNKIILFIDAAQMAPHMNIDVKKIDCDFLVFSGHKMLAPTGIGVLYISDKIIDKLNSSKLGGNTIEDIFMENGELNFKTLEPPNKFESGTPNIAGIIGLGKAIEYINNVSMEFIQEHDRALIEYCVAKLKEIDEVEFILNKDIKRKSIISFTVKDIHSHDIETYLDTMGIAIRSGKTCAYLAFFSENIKKDHLLRISFYLYNTKEEIDTFISCLKSTIKAFY from the coding sequence ATGGATCTTAATCTTATAAAAGACACAAATGAAAAAGTCAAAATCCTAAGGAAAGACTTCCCTATTCTAAATAAAACTATTAATGACAAAAAAATCATTTATTTTGACAATGCAGCAACTTCTCAAAAACCACAAAGTGTGATTTCATCTATAGTTGAATACTACACAAATTATAATGCAAATGTGTACAGAAGCGGACATGAACTTGCAATACAATCCAGCTTAAAAGTAGAAAAAATAAGAAAAATTGTCAAAAATTTTATCAATGCAGAATCTTATAAAAACATAATATTTAATTCTGGTACTACAGATGGAATAAACACAGTAGTAAATTCATTACTCTTTTCAAAACTTTTAAAAAAAAATGACGAAATCATTACAACAACTCTCGAACACAATAGTAATTTGATTCCTTGGATAAGTATTGCCAAATTTTTAAAATTAAAAATTAAACTTGCAAAATTTAATGAAATGGGAATCATTCAACCAGAACAAATAAAAAACTTAATTACAGATAAAACAAGAATTATTGCTATATCTAGCATAAACAATATATTAGGAACTATACAAGATTTAGAAACAATTGGAAAGCTTGCTAGAGATAATAAAATTATTTTATTCATAGATGCAGCTCAAATGGCACCACATATGAATATAGATGTAAAAAAAATAGACTGTGATTTTTTAGTATTCTCAGGACACAAAATGCTTGCTCCAACAGGCATTGGAGTCTTATATATATCAGATAAAATTATAGATAAACTCAACAGTTCCAAATTAGGAGGTAACACCATAGAAGATATTTTCATGGAAAATGGAGAGCTTAACTTTAAAACTCTTGAGCCTCCAAATAAATTTGAATCGGGTACACCAAACATTGCAGGAATTATTGGTCTTGGCAAAGCAATAGAATATATTAATAACGTTTCAATGGAATTTATTCAAGAACATGATAGAGCACTGATTGAATATTGTGTTGCAAAACTAAAAGAAATTGACGAGGTTGAATTCATTCTAAATAAAGATATCAAACGGAAATCAATAATATCATTTACAGTAAAAGATATTCACTCACACGACATCGAGACATATCTTGATACAATGGGAATTGCAATTAGATCTGGGAAAACTTGCGCTTACCTTGCATTTTTTTCAGAAAATATCAAAAAAGACCATCTACTAAGAATAAGTTTTTACTTATACAATACAAAAGAAGAAATTGATACTTTCATATCCTGCTTAAAGAGCACAATAAAAGCATTTTATTAA
- a CDS encoding ABC transporter permease produces the protein MMRPNIKELTKIAYIIFINSKNKKALIGSGMSLSLVMIPLIIVYYMSNNIMNSTIEKYIENEGFSVQIEYNEIQKDIYLRSKLEKLKKEYQDDELRYFFERRTYGIIGNNKKQGVLIRAVENKFIDENKHIKLIDGKKSFNKNEILISKQIKDRLNLNINESIYIVVPNNKHQKIFPKAKKFNISGIIETGLREIDKNLVLISLQDSNIMSEEFSKSIIGISIKPNTKEKTDNLKKNIKKEFQEYKIKTFYELYLNKYTNLDISKKLLIFIMAFIVIFASINISSSLCMLILENKKKIAIFKSIGMNNSSLKLIFILIALVLSSISCIIGIIIGNYITINIERLINIIDIIINTILKIFGTDNTELLNSDYYISEFNIKISYKFSLIILLSYTLISITTTLIPLNIISKFKEKEIL, from the coding sequence ATGATGCGTCCAAATATCAAAGAACTCACAAAAATAGCATACATAATATTTATAAATTCAAAAAATAAAAAAGCCTTGATTGGTTCTGGCATGTCTTTAAGTTTAGTCATGATTCCTTTAATTATTGTCTACTACATGTCAAACAATATAATGAATTCTACAATAGAAAAATACATTGAAAATGAAGGATTTTCCGTACAAATTGAATATAATGAAATTCAAAAAGATATATATCTTAGATCTAAACTAGAAAAATTAAAAAAAGAATACCAAGATGATGAACTAAGATATTTTTTTGAAAGAAGAACCTACGGAATAATCGGAAATAATAAAAAACAAGGTGTATTAATAAGAGCAGTAGAGAACAAATTTATTGATGAAAATAAACATATAAAATTAATAGACGGCAAAAAAAGCTTCAACAAAAATGAAATATTGATATCAAAACAAATTAAAGACAGACTTAATTTAAACATCAACGAATCTATTTATATAGTAGTACCAAATAATAAACATCAAAAAATATTTCCCAAAGCAAAAAAGTTTAATATATCCGGAATCATTGAAACGGGTTTAAGGGAAATTGATAAAAACTTAGTTCTCATTTCACTACAAGATTCAAATATCATGTCGGAAGAATTTTCGAAAAGTATAATTGGAATTTCTATCAAACCCAATACCAAAGAAAAAACTGATAATTTAAAGAAAAACATTAAAAAAGAATTCCAAGAATACAAAATAAAAACATTTTATGAGCTTTACTTAAACAAATATACAAACTTAGATATCAGCAAAAAACTCTTAATATTTATTATGGCATTTATTGTAATATTTGCAAGTATTAATATATCCTCATCCCTTTGTATGTTAATACTTGAAAATAAAAAGAAAATTGCAATATTTAAATCAATTGGAATGAATAATTCAAGTCTTAAACTAATATTTATATTAATAGCACTTGTTCTAAGCTCAATATCTTGTATAATAGGAATAATAATTGGAAATTATATAACCATTAATATCGAACGTTTAATTAATATAATAGATATTATTATTAATACAATTTTAAAAATATTTGGAACTGATAATACAGAACTTTTAAACTCTGATTATTATATCTCTGAATTTAATATCAAAATAAGTTACAAATTTAGCTTAATTATTCTTTTATCTTACACACTAATCAGTATTACAACAACGCTTATTCCTCTCAATATTATTTCAAAGTTTAAAGAAAAAGAAATTCTATAG
- a CDS encoding ATP synthase subunit K (produces ATP from ADP in the presence of a proton gradient across the membrane; the K subunit is a nonenzymatic component which binds the dimeric form by interacting with the G and E subunits), which yields MNIGLIGVNSALAIAAIGSALGMGAAGSAAIGAWKRCYMQGKPAPFLLIVFVSAPLTQIIYGYILMNTLAGIMTQADPWLLFGAGFGGGLAISISAFAQGRTAAGACDAFAETGKGFATNLLILGLIESVALFVMVFLMIFKFV from the coding sequence ATGAATATAGGTTTAATAGGAGTTAATTCGGCTTTAGCAATAGCTGCAATAGGTTCAGCTTTGGGTATGGGAGCTGCCGGAAGTGCTGCTATTGGGGCATGGAAGAGATGTTATATGCAAGGTAAGCCAGCTCCTTTCTTATTAATTGTTTTTGTATCAGCACCTTTGACACAAATAATATATGGTTATATATTGATGAATACTTTAGCAGGGATAATGACACAGGCGGATCCTTGGTTGTTATTTGGAGCTGGTTTTGGTGGTGGTCTTGCAATTTCTATTTCTGCTTTTGCTCAGGGTAGAACGGCTGCAGGTGCTTGTGATGCTTTTGCTGAAACTGGCAAGGGATTTGCGACAAATCTTTTGATTTTAGGTTTAATAGAATCTGTTGCCCTTTTTGTGATGGTATTCTTGATGATATTTAAATTTGTTTAA
- the lepA gene encoding translation elongation factor 4, protein MKISSYKKNFCIIAHIDHGKSTLADRFIQKAKIVSDREFKSQILDSMDIERERGITIKSQAVTIDYKCSDGNTYELNFVDTPGHVDFSYEVSRAISSCEGALLLVDASQGIEAQTVSNFYMAFEHNLEIIPVINKIDLPSANIDFVKEQIEHDLGLDSNIAVPISAKNGIGIDELLEAICKYVPSPKGSVKSPLKALIFDSHYDSYRGVIVHFRIFEGQIKTGDKIKLMHADRECLVEEIGIFRIILERKEILEAGDVGYFIAGIKNISDVKIGDTVTLVDNPASVPLEGFKEVKPVVFSSIYPVDANQYDDLLKAMDRLKLNDASLTFEKDASAALGHGFQCGFLGLLHLEVIQERIEREFDLNVILTSPSVRYKIIPKKGNSYFIESPEQFPGNENIEVALEPYIRANIIVPTEFLGNVMSVCLLKRGVQENLIYLDTKRVEVIYKMPLAEILFDFYDKVKSVSRGYASFDYVLLGYEETDLVRLDILVNGDRVDALSQLVFKDGARAKALSICKKLKDEIARQQFKIAIQGAIGSNIIARETISPVRKDVTAKCYGGDITRKRKLLEKQKEGKKRLKMIGNIEIPQSAFLAILKSDDN, encoded by the coding sequence TTGAAAATTAGTTCTTATAAAAAAAATTTTTGTATTATTGCACATATTGATCATGGTAAATCAACTTTAGCGGATAGATTTATACAAAAGGCCAAAATAGTCTCAGATCGTGAATTTAAAAGTCAAATTCTTGATAGTATGGATATTGAAAGAGAACGGGGTATTACAATTAAGAGTCAAGCAGTTACTATTGATTATAAGTGTAGTGATGGCAATACTTATGAACTTAATTTTGTAGATACTCCAGGTCATGTTGATTTTTCTTATGAAGTTTCAAGAGCAATTTCATCTTGTGAGGGAGCACTTTTACTTGTTGATGCGAGTCAGGGAATAGAGGCTCAAACTGTTTCAAACTTTTATATGGCATTTGAACATAATCTTGAAATTATTCCTGTTATTAACAAAATAGATCTACCAAGTGCTAATATTGATTTTGTAAAAGAGCAAATAGAGCATGATTTAGGATTAGATTCAAATATTGCTGTTCCCATATCGGCTAAGAATGGGATAGGAATTGATGAGTTGCTTGAGGCTATTTGTAAATATGTTCCGTCTCCCAAAGGGAGTGTTAAGAGTCCATTAAAGGCTTTAATTTTTGATTCACATTATGATTCTTATCGTGGTGTTATTGTGCATTTTAGAATTTTTGAAGGACAAATCAAAACTGGCGACAAGATTAAATTGATGCATGCAGATAGGGAATGTTTAGTAGAAGAGATTGGAATTTTTAGAATAATTCTTGAAAGAAAAGAGATTTTGGAAGCAGGTGATGTTGGTTATTTTATTGCGGGAATAAAGAATATATCAGATGTTAAGATAGGAGACACTGTAACTCTTGTTGATAATCCAGCAAGTGTGCCTCTTGAAGGATTCAAGGAAGTTAAACCTGTTGTGTTTTCTTCTATTTATCCAGTTGATGCTAATCAGTATGATGATCTTTTAAAGGCAATGGATAGACTTAAATTAAATGATGCATCGCTTACTTTTGAAAAAGATGCTTCAGCTGCTCTTGGACATGGATTTCAATGTGGATTTTTGGGACTTTTACATTTAGAGGTAATTCAGGAAAGAATTGAACGTGAATTTGATCTTAATGTGATATTAACATCACCGTCAGTACGTTATAAAATTATTCCCAAAAAAGGGAATTCCTATTTTATTGAGAGTCCTGAACAATTTCCTGGAAATGAAAACATTGAAGTTGCTCTTGAGCCTTATATTAGAGCAAATATTATTGTTCCCACTGAATTTTTGGGGAATGTTATGAGTGTTTGTTTGCTTAAAAGGGGCGTGCAAGAAAATTTGATTTATCTTGATACAAAACGTGTTGAAGTTATTTATAAGATGCCACTTGCTGAAATACTTTTTGATTTTTACGATAAGGTTAAATCTGTAAGTCGTGGATACGCTTCTTTTGACTATGTACTATTAGGATATGAGGAAACAGATTTAGTTAGGTTGGATATTTTAGTTAATGGGGATAGAGTTGATGCATTGTCTCAGTTAGTCTTTAAGGATGGTGCGAGAGCAAAAGCTTTAAGTATTTGTAAAAAATTAAAAGATGAGATTGCAAGACAACAATTTAAAATAGCGATTCAAGGGGCTATTGGTTCAAACATTATTGCGCGTGAAACAATTTCCCCTGTTAGGAAAGATGTTACTGCTAAATGTTATGGGGGAGATATTACTCGAAAAAGAAAGCTTTTAGAAAAGCAAAAGGAAGGGAAGAAGAGATTGAAGATGATAGGGAATATTGAGATACCACAAAGTGCGTTTCTTGCTATTCTTAAATCAGATGATAATTAA
- a CDS encoding ABC transporter permease: protein MGLNKFLLKRLILDEQNSLSLTIVIILSIVLGQIIIIITISIMNGFQNDFFTSISTLESGNLKIESQLNDQELNALKEIKEIIQINKIYETQGIGIENYYYPSILNIIALDTKDIIEDKNFILLTGLTQSELQLNDDEIIIGDVLSYNLGLLEGDIIGLILSDEIKNLQTLKNEVKYFKIKAIFKSNYAKINESTIFMNINYFYKKQIIKESDIKYQIKTQNLYPSKSLINKIKNINPKIQFKPWNEYNKEFYKALKIERNTMLIILTSIFLVIAVNTYYLQKRIIINKSKSISIILSLGLKSQKIRKIFLIHSVIICILGSIIGLIAGIIISSNINEILNVIDILINSLINTINYILKLKLENIEIKIVKNTITPKIFLSDLMFTLFFACLFTICSSLKVTKKIKYVDKINGAS from the coding sequence ATGGGATTAAATAAATTTTTATTGAAAAGATTGATTTTAGATGAACAAAATAGTTTATCACTCACAATTGTAATAATTTTAAGCATAGTGCTTGGACAAATAATTATCATTATCACAATATCAATAATGAATGGTTTTCAAAATGACTTTTTCACAAGCATATCTACTTTAGAAAGTGGTAATTTAAAAATTGAAAGCCAATTAAATGATCAAGAGCTTAATGCTCTCAAAGAGATTAAAGAAATAATTCAAATAAATAAAATCTATGAAACACAAGGCATTGGAATCGAAAACTATTACTATCCAAGTATCTTGAATATCATTGCACTTGACACAAAAGACATCATAGAAGATAAAAATTTTATCCTACTAACAGGCCTTACACAATCTGAACTCCAACTTAATGATGATGAAATCATAATAGGAGATGTACTCTCATATAACTTAGGCCTACTTGAAGGCGACATAATAGGATTAATATTAAGTGATGAAATAAAAAATTTACAAACATTAAAAAACGAAGTAAAATACTTTAAAATAAAAGCCATTTTTAAGAGCAATTATGCCAAAATAAATGAATCCACAATATTTATGAATATTAATTACTTTTACAAAAAACAAATTATCAAAGAATCAGATATTAAATATCAAATAAAAACACAAAATTTATATCCCAGCAAAAGCTTAATAAACAAAATAAAAAATATTAATCCCAAAATCCAATTTAAACCATGGAACGAATATAATAAAGAATTCTATAAAGCACTAAAAATAGAAAGGAATACAATGTTAATCATTTTAACAAGCATATTTCTTGTCATTGCCGTTAACACATATTATTTACAAAAAAGAATAATAATCAATAAAAGCAAATCAATTTCAATAATTTTATCCTTAGGGCTTAAATCGCAAAAAATTAGGAAAATTTTCTTAATTCATTCAGTAATAATCTGCATACTCGGGAGCATTATTGGATTAATTGCGGGCATTATAATATCTTCAAATATCAATGAAATTTTAAATGTAATTGATATTTTAATAAACAGCCTGATTAATACTATAAATTATATATTAAAATTAAAACTAGAAAATATAGAAATAAAAATAGTTAAAAATACAATTACACCTAAAATATTTTTAAGTGATTTAATGTTCACACTATTTTTTGCTTGCTTGTTTACCATATGCTCAAGCCTAAAGGTAACAAAAAAGATCAAATATGTTGATAAAATAAACGGAGCCTCATAA
- the ftsY gene encoding signal recognition particle-docking protein FtsY — MGIFDKIKNLFKNREKTQIFEKLEDILLEADIKNDIVIEIIENIKKLRVKDEEETLLKLKDFLKSYINQQSLNLENKRLNILLIIGVNGVGKTSSIIKLANKFKNEGKNVLIAAADTFRAAAIEQIKIQSEKIGIKVISQNQGSDAAAVIFDSISSAKTKNYDILIIDTAGRLQNKENLIKELQKMDNVIKKQMIKTDVNYKKILVIDSISGKNINNQTEIFNKAIEIDGIIATKFDSSSRAGGIINISKLFKKPIYFFTFGEQVEHIKEFNTDDYLNKLL; from the coding sequence TTGGGTATTTTTGACAAGATAAAAAACTTATTTAAGAACAGAGAAAAAACACAAATATTTGAAAAATTAGAAGATATTCTCTTAGAAGCAGATATTAAAAATGATATAGTAATTGAAATAATAGAAAATATAAAAAAACTTAGGGTCAAAGATGAAGAAGAAACACTCTTAAAACTAAAAGACTTTCTTAAAAGTTACATAAACCAACAATCCCTCAACTTAGAGAATAAAAGATTAAACATCTTATTGATAATTGGGGTAAACGGAGTTGGCAAGACCTCAAGCATCATAAAGCTTGCAAATAAATTTAAAAATGAAGGTAAAAACGTATTAATAGCTGCAGCAGACACATTCAGAGCAGCAGCAATTGAACAAATTAAAATACAGAGCGAAAAAATTGGAATTAAAGTCATATCTCAAAATCAAGGAAGCGACGCAGCAGCAGTAATATTTGACAGCATTTCAAGTGCAAAGACCAAAAATTATGATATATTAATAATTGACACAGCAGGAAGACTTCAAAACAAAGAAAATCTAATCAAAGAACTCCAAAAGATGGATAATGTAATCAAAAAGCAAATGATCAAAACAGATGTCAACTATAAAAAGATACTAGTAATAGACTCTATCTCTGGAAAGAATATAAACAATCAAACAGAAATATTTAACAAAGCAATAGAAATTGATGGAATAATAGCCACAAAATTTGACTCATCATCTAGAGCAGGTGGAATAATAAATATCTCAAAATTATTTAAGAAACCAATATACTTTTTTACATTTGGAGAACAAGTAGAACATATTAAAGAATTCAACACTGATGACTACTTGAATAAATTATTATGA
- a CDS encoding iron-sulfur cluster assembly scaffold protein: MFSEETKKELIRFSKIKKYYFKTDKNQSLVYHQSKCGDQITFKINENNEKIRLKYNAYGCIIFLSSAYILTKLCDNKPRKEILEIITKTINKNFENLEEIDKSLKNFENFLYTNRKDCFMLPYKALKEILNTIK; this comes from the coding sequence ATGTTTTCAGAAGAAACAAAAAAAGAACTAATAAGATTTAGCAAAATAAAAAAGTATTATTTTAAAACAGATAAAAATCAAAGTTTAGTATATCATCAATCTAAGTGCGGTGACCAAATAACTTTTAAAATCAATGAAAACAACGAAAAAATTAGATTAAAATACAACGCATATGGATGCATAATTTTTCTCTCAAGTGCTTATATCTTAACTAAGCTATGTGATAATAAACCTAGAAAAGAAATACTAGAAATCATAACAAAAACAATCAATAAAAATTTTGAAAATTTAGAAGAAATTGATAAAAGCCTTAAAAATTTTGAAAATTTTTTATATACAAATAGAAAAGATTGCTTCATGCTACCATACAAAGCTCTAAAAGAGATCTTGAATACCATTAAATAA